A DNA window from Paralichthys olivaceus isolate ysfri-2021 chromosome 3, ASM2471397v2, whole genome shotgun sequence contains the following coding sequences:
- the ccl44 gene encoding chemokine (C-C motif) ligand 44, with amino-acid sequence MVMLQMLTVISLTVILLASVEGKGVQMQRDVQCCMLYSQGKVRTKDVLRFEVQTEGPDCSIQAIILYTKKAVKCADPRDRKVKRMLRKLLQRQRTKAHRTMWLLPHDNLPVMSEDKKDNWAVLNVE; translated from the exons ATGGtcatgctgcagatgttgacTGTTATCTCTCTGACTGTTATCCTCCTGGCATCTGTGGAAG GTAAAGGCGTGCAGATGCAGAGAGATGTCCAGTGCTGCATGTTGTACTCCCAGGGCAAGGTGCGTACCAAAGATGTGTTGCGGTTTGAGGTGCAGACAGAGGGGCCCGACTGCAGTATACAAGCCATCAT tcttTACACGAAGAAGGCGGTGAAATGTGCTGACCCCAGAGACCGGAAAGTGAAGAGGATGCTGAGAAaactcctgcagagacagagaaccAAGGCCCACCGAACCATGTGGCTCCTTCCTCATGACAACCTGCCTGTCATGTCAGAG GACAAGAAAGATAATTGGGCGGTTCTCAATGTGGAGTGA
- the slc1a6 gene encoding excitatory amino acid transporter 4 produces MNEKPPASTSLFLNEDADKPPLPERGDLRRRLRRAMERRASTMKERMSSISRGSVKAFLKRNLFVLFTVAAVALGVILGFALRPHKLSLREIKYFAFPGELLMRMLQMLVLPLIVSSLVTGISSLDSKASGKMGVRAVVYYMVTTLIAVFIGIVIVMIIRPGKGSRDSPVPKSGNIEPIQAADAFLDLIRNMFPPNLVEACFKQYKTVYKKTVHTRNVTVTLNLTDSLNVTESNLSMNLSRVLHTIQETVEETIPVSSSSGGVNALGLVVFSMCFGLVIGNMKQQGQALRDFFDCLNEAIMRLVAIIIWYAPVGILFLIAGKIVEMKDLAEVGSQLGMYTVSVIVGLLIHGLFVLPLLYFMVTRRNPYSFIGGLLQALITALGTSSSSATLPITFRCLEENNHVDKRVTRFILPVGATINMDGTALYEAVAAIFIAQVNDMDLNFGQILTISITATAASIGAAGIPQAGLVTMVIVLTSVGLPTEDITLIIAVDWFLDRLRTTTNVLGDSLGAGIVEHLSRGELQNQDDEVRNSVIEENEKPYQLICQENDTIKHHNSETTM; encoded by the exons ATGAACGAGAAGCCCCCCGCAAGTACGAGTCTTTTCCTAAACGAGGACGCGGACAAACCCCCcttgccggagagaggagaccTGAGGAGGCGTTTGCGCAGGGCAATGGAGAGGAGAGCCAGCACCATGAAGGAGAGGATGAGCTCCATCAGCAGGGGCAGCGTCAAAGCTTTCCTCAAGAGGAACCTGTTCGTCCTGTTCACTGTCGCGGCTGTGGCTCTGG GTGTAATCCTGGGCTTTGCTCTACGCCCCCACAAGCTGTCCCTGAGGGAGATCAAGTACTTTGCCTTTCCTGGGGAGCTCCTCATGAGAATGCTGCAGATGCTGGTGCTGCCTCTCATCGTCTCCAGTCTGGTCACAG GTATTTCCTCCTTGGACAGCAAGGCGTCAGGTAAAATGGGTGTTCGCGCAGTGGTCTACTACATGGTGACCACCCTGATCGCTGTGTTCATTGGCATCGTCATTGTGATGATCATCCGGCCGGGCAAAGGCAGCAGAGACAGTCCTGTGCCAAAAAGCGGAAACATTGAACCTATTCAGGCTGCTGATGCTTTTCTGGATCTCATCAG aaacaTGTTTCCCCCCAATCTGGTAGAAGCTTGTTTCAAGCAG TATAAAACTGTTTACAAGAAGACGGTTCATACACGGAACGTGACGGTGACCCTGAACCTCACCGACTCCCTCAACGTGACAGAGTCTAACCTGAGCATGAACCTCAGCAGGGTGCTGCACACCATACAG GAGACAGTGGAGGAGACGATCCCTGTGTCCAGCTCCTCTGGTGGAGTGAACGCTCTGGGTCTGGTGGTCTTCTCCATGTGCTTCGGTCTGGTCATTGGCAACATGAAGCAGCAGGGCCAGGCTCTTAGGGATTTCTTTGACTGCCTGAATGAAGCCATCATGAGACTGGTGGCCATCATCATCTG GTACGCTCCAGTGGGCATCCTGTTCCTGATTGCAGGGAAAATTGTGGAGATGAAGGATCTGGCAGAGGTGGGTAGTCAGCTGGGGATGTACACCGTGTCGGTCATTGTGGGTCTCCTCATCCATGGCCTCTTTGTGCTGCCATTGCTTTACTTCATGGTGACCAGGAGGAATCCCTACAGCTTCATCGGTGGTCTGCTGCAGGCCCTCATCACGGCCCTGGGAACATCATCCAG CTCTGCTACCCTGCCCATCACCTTCCGCTGTCTGGAGGAGAACAACCATGTGGATAAAAGGGTGACACGCTTCATACTCCCTGTGGGCGCCACCATCAACATGGACGGCACCGCCCTCTACGAGGCTGTGGCAGCCATCTTTATCGCTCAAGTTAATGACATGGACCTAAACTTTGGCCAGATTCTCACCATCAG TATCACGGCAACTGCTGCCAGCATCGGAGCAGCAGGCATCCCTCAGGCTGGcctggttaccatggtgatcgTATTGACATCGGTGGGACTGCCCACAGAGGACATAACACTGATCATCGCTGTGGATTGGTTCTT GGACCGCCTGCGTACCACCACCAACGTGCTGGGCGACTCGCTCGGGGCCGGCATCGTGGAGCACCTCTCCCGCGGAGAGCTACAAAATCAGGACGATGAGGTGCGCAACTCTGTCATCGAGGAGAATGAGAAGCCCTACCAGCTTATCTGCCAGGAAAACGATACCATCAAGCACCACAACAGTGAGACCActatgtga